The Pecten maximus chromosome 11, xPecMax1.1, whole genome shotgun sequence genome has a segment encoding these proteins:
- the LOC117337443 gene encoding uncharacterized protein LOC117337443 — MIKSPLTVPVQPKNKLLVEAIGLIDEAKKMNSYTLIMQYDKGILYRMLGETAKAVDVFKQIIFKRKCLPTKTLLTNVYEQLGLCLLELSQSKEIPPDIKTKYKKDGQSHLSHALQLQSEIVANDPQFKEAWNSYSTLKELLSDESEGKPKELAVLHMLMADHRDSIAIYKELNEKDKMEPDDCKNMLECYMKVGQFEECVTLLSSWECTTIFAILPESLIFDVYINGVFHAYSTDNAQIAYKHFRRAFKVYDMFNKDTHMPEADEDEKTKDILILHSCSEDWRCEFPKNLGKILGDCTGLRYTINTDDVLGNAITTESMVSMMKKIPCIIIMTHDSDDKYDQLYVNQAVQMSSEKGGPRVLVVSDDNCNVPDIARTMPFIRAPPPLEGAIQLPDQTPDQLPEKQIEWVRKFIYLLKDQHRK, encoded by the coding sequence ATGATAAAGTCCCCATTGACGGTTCCAGTTCAACCCAAAAACAAATTACTTGTGGAGGCTATAGGATTGATCGATGAAGCAAAAAAAATGAACTCATATACATTGATCATGCAGTACGATAAGGGCATTCTATATCGAATGTTAGGTGAAACCGCAAAGGCTGTTGATGTTTTCAAACAAATAATCtttaaaagaaaatgtcttCCCACCAAAACCCTGTTGACTAATGTCTATGAACAACTTGGACTTTGTCTTTTAGAACTGAGTCAATCGAAGGAAATACCACCTGATATAAAGACGAAATACAAGAAAGATGGCCAATCTCATCTTTCTCATGCTCTTCAACTTCAATCGGAAATAGTAGCAAACGATCCTCAGTTCAAAGAGGCGTGGAACTCATATTCAACACTCAAGGAACTGTTGAGTGATGAAAGTGAAGGGAAGCCAAAAGAACTGGCAGTTCTACACATGCTCATGGCGGATCACAGAGATTCAATCGCAATTTATAAGGAATTAAATGAGAAAGACAAAATGGAGCCAGACGACTGCAAAAACATGTTGGAATGTTACATGAAAGTTGGCCAGTTTGAGGAATGTGTTACCCTTTTAAGTTCATGGGAGTGTACAACAATTTTTGCGATACTTCCTGAATCTTTGATCTTTGATGTTTATATTAATGGCGTCTTTCACGCCTACTCCACTGATAACGCACAAATAGCGTACAAACACTTCAGACGAGCATTTAAAGTGTACGACATGTTCAACAAGGACACTCACATGCCAGAGGCCGACGAAGATGAGAAAACAAAAGATATACTAATATTACACTCTTGTTCAGAAGACTGGAGATGCGAATTTCCAAAGAATCTCGGAAAGATTCTAGGAGACTGCACGGGATTACGGTATACCATCAACACTGACGACGTGCTCGGGAACGCGATCACTACGGAATCGATGGTTTCCATGATGAAGAAGATACCTTGTATCATTATCATGACCCATGATAGTGATGACAAATATGACCAACTCTATGTTAACCAAGCTGTCCAGATGAGCTCAGAGAAAGGGGGACCTAGAGTTTTGGTAGTGTCAGACGACAACTGCAATGTACCTGATATTGCCAGAACAATGCCTTTTATCCGGGCGCCTCCACCGCTAGAGGGCGCTATCCAACTGCCCGATCAAACACCAGATCAGTTACCAGAGAAACAGATAGAATGGGTTAGAAAGTTCATCTATCTACTGAAAGATCAACACCGTAAGTAA